One window of Candidatus Methylocalor cossyra genomic DNA carries:
- a CDS encoding cytochrome c oxidase assembly protein — MNDPTPVKSKLRGVWPSALVAVAMFGFGFALVPLYNVFCEVTGLNGKIKTQAAAQTDMKADQSRELTLEFVTSLNQNMPLAFRAEKAKLKVHPGEYYTVNFFAENLTDKKLVGQAIPSIAPGWATQYLKKVECFCFSEQAFEPHEKRTMPVRFVIDPALPGSVKDLTLAYTFFDITEKTRN, encoded by the coding sequence GTGAACGATCCGACGCCGGTAAAATCCAAGCTCCGCGGAGTTTGGCCCAGCGCCTTGGTGGCAGTCGCCATGTTCGGCTTCGGCTTCGCGCTGGTGCCGCTCTATAACGTGTTTTGCGAAGTCACCGGGCTCAACGGAAAAATCAAAACCCAGGCGGCCGCCCAAACCGACATGAAGGCGGACCAATCGCGGGAATTGACCCTGGAATTCGTGACCTCCCTGAATCAAAACATGCCCCTCGCTTTCCGGGCGGAGAAAGCGAAGCTGAAAGTCCACCCCGGGGAGTATTACACGGTCAACTTCTTTGCCGAAAACTTGACCGATAAAAAGCTGGTCGGCCAGGCCATTCCTAGTATCGCCCCGGGCTGGGCCACCCAGTATTTGAAAAAGGTCGAGTGCTTTTGTTTTTCCGAACAAGCTTTCGAGCCACATGAAAAGCGCACGATGCCGGTCCGCTTCGTGATCGATCCAGCGCTACCCGGCAGCGTCAAGGACCTCACG
- the ctaD gene encoding cytochrome c oxidase subunit I gives MSAATATHDEHTAHGPAKGFLRWVFTTNHKDIGTLYLVTALIMFLVGGAMALVIRAELFEPGLQYVDPHFFNQMTTLHALIMVFGAVMPAFAGLANWMIPMMIGAPDMALPRMNNWSFWLLPFGFAMLASTLFMDGGAAAAGWTLYPPLVLQGGASLPFTIFSIHILGISSIMASINIIVTVFNMRAPGMTLMKLPMFVWTWVVTAFLLIAVMPVLAGAVTMLLTDKFFGTSFFNAAGGGDPVLYQHLFWFFGHPEVYILILPSFGVISQIIPTFARKPLFGYSSMVYATASIGFLSLIVWAHHQYTVGMPIAGELFFTYATMLIAVPTGVKVFNWVSTMWRGAMTFETPMLFAIAFVVLFTMGGFTGLMMSMSPADLQYHDTYFIVAHFHYVLVPGAVFALLAATYYWLPKWTGYMYDERLGKLHFWLSAISVNVLFFPQHFLGLAGMPRRIPDYAVQFAEFNAWSSVGAFVFGFAQLIFVYVIIKAIRHQGVKATDEVWEGAREHGLEWTLPSPPPYHTWQTAPEIR, from the coding sequence ATGTCAGCAGCAACCGCTACCCATGACGAGCACACCGCCCACGGTCCCGCAAAGGGGTTCCTGCGCTGGGTGTTCACTACCAACCACAAAGATATCGGGACCTTGTATTTGGTCACCGCGCTGATCATGTTCCTGGTCGGCGGCGCCATGGCTCTGGTGATCCGCGCAGAATTGTTCGAGCCGGGTTTGCAGTACGTGGACCCCCATTTCTTCAACCAGATGACCACGCTCCATGCTTTGATCATGGTGTTTGGCGCGGTCATGCCGGCCTTTGCCGGGCTCGCCAACTGGATGATCCCGATGATGATCGGGGCACCGGATATGGCGCTGCCGCGCATGAACAACTGGAGCTTCTGGCTGCTGCCGTTTGGCTTCGCGATGCTGGCTAGCACCCTGTTCATGGACGGCGGGGCGGCGGCCGCGGGCTGGACCCTTTATCCGCCGCTGGTCCTGCAGGGGGGTGCGAGTCTGCCGTTCACGATTTTCTCGATCCATATCCTGGGGATTTCCTCGATCATGGCATCGATCAACATCATCGTGACCGTGTTCAACATGCGCGCTCCGGGCATGACCCTGATGAAGCTGCCCATGTTCGTGTGGACCTGGGTGGTCACCGCGTTCCTGCTCATCGCCGTCATGCCGGTACTGGCGGGCGCCGTCACCATGCTGTTGACCGACAAGTTCTTCGGCACCAGCTTCTTCAACGCGGCCGGCGGCGGCGATCCGGTGCTGTACCAGCATTTGTTCTGGTTCTTCGGGCATCCGGAAGTTTACATCTTGATTCTGCCGTCCTTCGGCGTGATCTCCCAAATCATCCCCACCTTTGCCCGCAAGCCCCTGTTCGGCTATAGCTCGATGGTCTACGCCACGGCCTCGATCGGCTTTTTGTCGCTGATCGTCTGGGCTCACCATCAGTACACCGTCGGCATGCCGATCGCCGGCGAGCTCTTCTTCACTTATGCCACCATGCTGATCGCCGTGCCCACCGGCGTCAAAGTGTTCAACTGGGTTTCCACCATGTGGCGAGGCGCCATGACCTTCGAAACGCCGATGCTGTTCGCCATCGCCTTCGTGGTGCTGTTCACTATGGGCGGTTTCACTGGACTTATGATGTCCATGTCGCCGGCGGACCTCCAGTATCACGATACCTATTTCATCGTGGCCCATTTCCACTACGTGCTAGTACCCGGTGCCGTTTTCGCCTTGCTGGCGGCGACCTATTACTGGCTGCCGAAATGGACCGGCTATATGTACGACGAGCGTCTGGGTAAGCTGCATTTCTGGTTGTCCGCAATCTCCGTCAACGTGCTGTTTTTCCCGCAGCATTTCTTGGGATTGGCGGGCATGCCGCGACGCATTCCCGACTATGCCGTTCAGTTTGCCGAGTTCAACGCCTGGTCCAGCGTGGGTGCCTTCGTGTTCGGTTTCGCCCAGCTGATCTTTGTCTACGTGATCATCAAGGCCATTCGCCATCAGGGCGTTAAGGCCACCGATGAAGTTTGGGAAGGCGCCCGGGAGCATGGGCTGGAATGGACCCTTCCGTCACCGCCGCCCTACCACACCTGGCAAACTGCTCCGGAAATCCGTTAA